In one window of Streptosporangium album DNA:
- a CDS encoding ABC transporter ATP-binding protein: MLRAVGTVTSLCWRAGPGLAVSQLAVTVVGGLLPAGTVWVTKLLIDTLATGRPDHVLLPVGGLTAIGLVSGVLPQLIMYLRAESERRLDRLMQDRLYTAVNRFQGLSRFENPAFLDGLRLATQASGSMLAPITSGLFDIGRNAITLVSLLAALAVLSPLMAGLVALAAIPALVARMSLEKRRMMMIAGQSTSIRRQIFYSSLITDVQAAKEVRLFGLGGFLKDRMFGELATVQASERRLDRREALTQSLLAALSAAVSGVGLIWAVYAAVDGRLTLGDVTAFAAAVAGTQGALISVVENVANARQALSLFGYHEQVTSLPDDLPPPCRSTEGPAAMLPALRRGIELRDVWFRYDESHPWVLRGVDLTIPHGASVALVGLNGAGKSTLIKLLCRFYDPSRGAILWDGVDLRAVPPAELRARMGVLFQDYMSYDLTAAENIGVGEIEALSDRVRIQAAAGMADVHEIVEALPRGYDTLLSRIFFGDEEEDDAQTGVLLSGGQWQRLALARTMVREQRDLLILDEPSSGLDAQAEYEMHRRLREHRMGRTSLLVSHRLGSVRDADLIVVLGDGRIVEQGTHDDLMAAGGGYSQLFEVQARGYREDAGVQ; this comes from the coding sequence ATGCTGCGAGCCGTCGGCACGGTGACGTCACTGTGCTGGCGGGCCGGACCCGGTCTGGCGGTGTCCCAGTTGGCGGTCACCGTCGTCGGCGGCCTGCTGCCCGCAGGGACCGTGTGGGTGACGAAGCTTCTCATCGACACGCTGGCGACCGGTCGCCCCGACCACGTACTGCTGCCGGTCGGCGGCCTCACCGCCATCGGGCTGGTCTCCGGGGTGTTGCCGCAGCTCATCATGTACCTGCGGGCCGAGTCGGAGCGCAGGCTGGATCGTCTGATGCAGGACCGCCTGTACACGGCGGTGAACCGATTCCAGGGCCTGTCGAGGTTCGAGAATCCGGCGTTCCTGGACGGGCTGCGCCTGGCCACCCAGGCTTCGGGAAGCATGCTGGCGCCCATCACCTCGGGGCTGTTCGACATCGGGCGCAATGCCATCACGCTGGTCAGCCTCTTGGCCGCCTTGGCCGTGCTGAGCCCGCTCATGGCGGGACTGGTGGCGCTGGCGGCGATTCCCGCCCTGGTCGCCCGGATGTCGCTGGAGAAGCGGCGGATGATGATGATCGCCGGGCAGTCCACGTCGATCCGGCGGCAAATCTTCTACTCCTCCCTGATCACCGATGTGCAAGCCGCGAAAGAGGTCCGGCTCTTCGGGCTGGGCGGCTTCCTCAAGGACCGGATGTTCGGGGAACTGGCCACCGTCCAGGCCAGTGAGCGGCGGCTGGACCGGCGGGAGGCGCTCACCCAATCGCTGCTCGCGGCGCTCTCCGCCGCGGTCAGCGGCGTGGGGTTGATCTGGGCGGTGTACGCGGCGGTGGACGGCCGGTTGACCCTCGGCGACGTGACCGCGTTCGCCGCCGCCGTGGCCGGAACGCAGGGTGCGCTGATCTCGGTGGTGGAGAACGTGGCCAACGCCCGTCAGGCGCTGTCCCTGTTCGGTTACCACGAGCAGGTGACATCGCTGCCCGACGATCTGCCGCCGCCGTGTCGCTCCACGGAGGGACCGGCCGCCATGCTGCCTGCGCTGCGGCGGGGCATCGAGCTGCGCGATGTGTGGTTCCGATACGACGAGAGCCACCCGTGGGTGCTGAGGGGAGTCGACCTGACGATCCCGCACGGCGCGTCGGTCGCGCTGGTGGGGCTCAACGGGGCCGGCAAGAGCACTTTGATCAAGCTGCTCTGCCGGTTCTATGATCCGTCCCGGGGGGCGATCCTCTGGGACGGCGTGGACCTGCGCGCCGTACCGCCTGCCGAGCTGCGCGCCAGGATGGGCGTGCTCTTCCAGGACTACATGAGCTACGACCTGACCGCGGCGGAGAACATCGGGGTGGGGGAGATCGAGGCTCTGTCCGACCGCGTCAGGATCCAGGCCGCCGCCGGGATGGCGGACGTCCACGAAATCGTCGAGGCGCTGCCCCGAGGCTACGACACGCTGCTGAGCCGGATCTTCTTTGGGGACGAGGAGGAGGATGACGCCCAGACCGGGGTGCTGCTCTCCGGAGGCCAGTGGCAGCGCCTGGCCCTGGCCCGCACGATGGTGCGCGAGCAGCGCGACCTGCTCATCCTCGACGAGCCCAGCTCGGGCCTGGACGCGCAGGCCGAGTACGAGATGCACCGGCGGCTGCGCGAGCATCGCATGGGGCGCACCAGCCTGCTCGTGTCGCACCGGCTCGGCTCTGTCCGCGACGCGGACCTGATCGTCGTACTCGGCGACGGCCGGATCGTCGAGCAGGGAACGCACGACGACCTCATGGCCGCAGGCGGAGGGTACTCCCAGCTGTTCGAGGTGCAGGCCAGGGGCTATCGCGAGGATGCTGGCGTTCAGTGA
- a CDS encoding MauE/DoxX family redox-associated membrane protein, giving the protein MITCQALLAGVFVIALAGKVRGRAALDEFVASIVALGMFPRARSVVAAYAVLGAEAVVILALVLPYTLLLGFVAATALLIVLTAGISAALRRGRRAPCRCFGASVTPLGRTHVVRNLVLTAVGCVGLAAGAAAGDAGSAAHPAGVVLALATAAVGALIVVRLDDLIGLFSTSVSPR; this is encoded by the coding sequence ATGATCACATGCCAGGCGTTGCTGGCCGGCGTCTTCGTGATCGCGCTGGCGGGCAAGGTTCGCGGGCGGGCGGCGCTCGACGAGTTCGTGGCCTCGATCGTGGCCCTCGGGATGTTCCCGCGCGCAAGGTCCGTGGTGGCGGCGTACGCCGTGCTGGGGGCGGAGGCCGTGGTGATCCTCGCACTCGTGCTGCCGTACACCCTGCTTCTGGGCTTCGTGGCGGCGACGGCGTTGCTCATCGTCCTGACCGCCGGTATCTCGGCCGCCCTGCGACGGGGACGGCGCGCGCCGTGCCGGTGCTTCGGCGCCTCCGTCACCCCGCTGGGCCGGACACACGTGGTGCGCAATCTCGTTCTGACGGCGGTCGGCTGCGTCGGGCTGGCGGCCGGTGCCGCCGCCGGCGACGCCGGGTCCGCGGCGCACCCGGCCGGTGTCGTCCTCGCGCTGGCCACCGCCGCCGTGGGCGCCCTGATCGTGGTGCGCCTCGATGACCTGATCGGCCTGTTCTCCACTTCCGTCTCGCCGCGCTGA
- a CDS encoding AfsR/SARP family transcriptional regulator, whose product MILRFRLLGPMRVEVDGSPVQITAPKQRTVLAMLLARAGHVVPVRSLVAEVWDERPPHSAVANLRTYLMQLRRLVPSADDPADERLVTTEAGYLLRVEPTEFDLSQFEALFAYGRQALARRDLGTAQDAYARALALWRGTAAEDVPLGPALREVIARLTDQYLSAVEEHTEIQLMLGGHTKAVRRLRELIGQHPLRERLYGQLMVALYRCGDVVGALDVFGMARRVLAEELGLDPGPDLRRLQQAVLHRDADLMSPDRPPTGGNTVVAGASDGRLRPRQLPREPTVFVGRATELARMLTVLRGHPEAGAEPPVLALHGPGGVGKSTLALRAAYAMADRYTDGQLYVDLQGSSPGLPPLQPAEVLGRFLRALGVPHGDIPAAPAEAATHYQSLLADRRVLIVLDNAVDAAQVAPLVPASGGCAALVTSRAALTTMEAVQVAVEVLDEADSVRMLAQLAGRSRVTAEAGAAAGITRRCGYHPLALRIAGARLAARPDWSLERFGERLRSRQRRLDELQAADLAIRSCFEISYETLRSGVSAAARAFRLFGVLDVPEVSLELAAALLDVEPKVAEAALDELTEVRLLEPVGDGRFRMHDLLRLFAAELAVAEDPPTDRVRAVRRALDWYLDLCRQVSDLVEPHLRPKVGPPDGRDTGVAFRSPAEAVRWFETEVPCLVAAVAQAATGEPEIARFVTDLMPLVRARATKCGHWRELETMTRLAIEVARRHGDRTGEAFTLTTLGVVEWRTGRIDAARDCLHRALELRRDLGDQEAEGLALHNLGWLSMRTGDLDDALDHITAGLRLIEAHGSNRTGMVRHNLGEVLLQLGRSPEAADCFERCLSVRRADRDLFGESITLAALGRAYCLLDRRGEALATFEDALSRCRETGNREDEWEVLLSRSEIWLRHGDPAAAVADLAQTLELTAQVGDIYGQAAATRQLARARAALGDSHAAAEDARRAEDLFATPGMRRDPVLEMLLTARL is encoded by the coding sequence ATGATCTTGAGGTTTCGACTCCTTGGGCCGATGCGGGTCGAGGTCGACGGTTCACCCGTACAGATCACGGCACCGAAACAACGCACCGTCCTCGCCATGCTGCTCGCACGTGCCGGGCACGTCGTCCCGGTCCGTTCACTGGTGGCCGAGGTGTGGGACGAACGACCGCCCCACTCGGCGGTGGCGAACCTGCGCACCTACCTCATGCAGCTGCGCAGGCTGGTGCCTTCCGCCGATGATCCGGCCGACGAGCGGCTGGTCACCACGGAGGCCGGCTACCTGCTGCGGGTCGAGCCGACCGAGTTCGATCTCTCCCAGTTCGAGGCGCTGTTCGCGTACGGTCGCCAGGCGCTGGCCCGCCGGGACCTCGGCACCGCACAGGACGCGTACGCCCGAGCTCTCGCACTGTGGCGAGGGACGGCGGCCGAGGACGTGCCGCTGGGGCCGGCCCTGCGGGAGGTGATCGCCCGTCTCACCGACCAGTATCTGAGCGCGGTGGAGGAGCACACGGAGATCCAGCTCATGCTGGGCGGGCACACGAAGGCGGTCAGGCGGCTGCGCGAGCTGATCGGGCAGCATCCGCTGCGGGAGCGGCTGTACGGCCAGCTGATGGTGGCGTTATACCGGTGCGGCGACGTGGTCGGCGCGCTGGACGTATTCGGGATGGCTCGCCGGGTCCTGGCCGAGGAACTCGGGCTCGACCCCGGACCGGACCTGCGCCGGCTACAACAGGCGGTCCTGCACCGGGACGCGGATCTGATGTCGCCGGACAGGCCACCGACCGGCGGGAACACCGTGGTCGCGGGAGCCTCGGACGGGCGCCTCAGGCCACGTCAACTGCCACGGGAGCCGACGGTGTTCGTCGGCCGGGCGACCGAACTCGCCCGGATGCTCACAGTGCTGCGTGGTCATCCGGAGGCGGGTGCCGAACCGCCGGTCCTGGCGCTGCACGGCCCCGGCGGGGTCGGCAAGTCGACGCTGGCGCTGCGGGCGGCGTACGCCATGGCCGATCGCTACACCGACGGCCAGCTCTACGTCGACCTGCAGGGATCGAGTCCGGGCCTGCCGCCATTGCAGCCCGCCGAGGTGCTCGGCCGCTTCCTACGGGCCCTGGGAGTGCCGCACGGCGACATCCCCGCGGCGCCGGCGGAAGCGGCCACCCATTACCAGTCTCTGCTGGCCGACCGGCGAGTCCTGATCGTTCTCGACAACGCCGTCGACGCCGCCCAGGTCGCGCCGTTGGTGCCGGCGAGCGGCGGCTGCGCGGCGCTGGTCACCAGCCGGGCGGCGCTGACCACCATGGAGGCCGTGCAGGTCGCCGTCGAGGTGCTCGACGAGGCGGACTCGGTGCGGATGCTCGCGCAGCTGGCGGGTCGGTCGCGAGTGACCGCCGAGGCCGGGGCGGCGGCCGGCATCACCCGCCGGTGCGGTTATCACCCACTCGCGTTGCGCATCGCCGGCGCCCGTCTGGCTGCCCGCCCCGATTGGTCACTCGAGCGGTTCGGCGAGCGGCTGCGGAGCCGGCAGCGTCGCCTGGACGAGTTGCAGGCCGCTGACCTGGCCATCCGATCCTGCTTTGAGATCAGCTACGAAACGCTGAGGAGCGGCGTGAGCGCGGCGGCGCGCGCCTTCCGGCTGTTCGGAGTGCTCGATGTGCCGGAGGTCAGCCTTGAGCTCGCCGCCGCCCTGCTCGACGTCGAGCCGAAGGTGGCCGAGGCGGCGCTCGACGAGCTGACGGAGGTTCGCCTGCTGGAGCCGGTCGGCGACGGGCGATTTCGCATGCACGACCTCCTCAGGCTGTTCGCCGCCGAGCTGGCCGTGGCCGAGGATCCGCCGACTGATCGGGTACGGGCCGTCCGGCGCGCATTGGACTGGTACCTCGATCTGTGTCGGCAGGTGAGCGACCTGGTGGAACCGCACTTGCGGCCAAAAGTGGGCCCGCCGGACGGACGGGACACAGGCGTGGCCTTCCGGAGCCCCGCGGAGGCGGTGCGCTGGTTCGAAACCGAGGTGCCGTGCCTGGTCGCGGCCGTCGCCCAGGCGGCGACGGGGGAGCCCGAAATCGCTCGCTTCGTCACCGATCTGATGCCGCTGGTCAGAGCTCGGGCGACGAAGTGCGGCCACTGGCGGGAGCTTGAGACCATGACCCGGCTCGCCATCGAGGTGGCGCGGCGGCATGGTGACAGGACCGGTGAGGCGTTCACACTGACGACGCTGGGGGTGGTGGAATGGCGCACCGGCCGGATCGACGCCGCTCGCGACTGCCTGCACCGCGCCCTCGAACTCCGGCGCGACCTGGGCGACCAGGAGGCCGAAGGGCTGGCGCTGCACAACCTCGGCTGGCTGAGCATGCGCACCGGTGATCTCGATGACGCCCTCGACCACATCACCGCGGGGCTGCGGCTGATCGAGGCACACGGGTCGAACCGGACCGGCATGGTCAGGCACAACCTGGGCGAAGTCCTGCTCCAGCTCGGCCGTTCGCCAGAGGCAGCCGATTGCTTCGAACGGTGCCTGTCCGTCCGGAGGGCGGACCGTGACCTGTTCGGGGAGAGCATCACCCTGGCCGCGCTCGGCCGTGCCTACTGCCTGCTCGATCGTCGCGGCGAGGCACTGGCCACGTTCGAGGACGCGCTGAGCCGCTGCCGGGAGACCGGTAACCGGGAGGACGAGTGGGAAGTGCTGCTCAGCAGGTCCGAGATCTGGCTACGGCACGGTGATCCTGCCGCGGCTGTGGCCGACCTGGCCCAGACGCTGGAGCTGACCGCTCAGGTCGGTGACATCTACGGCCAGGCCGCCGCCACCCGCCAGCTCGCCAGGGCGCGTGCCGCGCTGGGCGACTCGCATGCGGCGGCGGAGGACGCCCGCAGGGCCGAGGACCTCTTCGCGACACCCGGAATGCGGCGCGATCCGGTGCTGGAGATGCTGCTCACCGCCCGGTTATAG
- a CDS encoding S26 family signal peptidase, producing MGRQRKGTATLIIGGLLFGVLLLAAGASWARRSYLVITVDGTSMTPTLADGDRVLVRRRRLDQVGRGDVVVLEPPLDPSGRYMPGPSGPDGRRWNIKRVAALPGDPVPAGITAGAGVALVPSGAMVVLGDNPADSVDSRQRGFFPADQVLGVALRRLGGSAL from the coding sequence TTGGGCCGGCAGCGGAAAGGTACGGCGACGTTGATCATCGGTGGGCTACTATTCGGTGTTCTCCTCTTGGCCGCGGGCGCTTCCTGGGCTCGCCGAAGCTATTTGGTGATCACCGTTGACGGAACGAGCATGACGCCGACGCTGGCCGACGGCGACCGCGTCCTGGTGCGGCGGCGACGGCTCGATCAGGTGGGCCGGGGCGATGTCGTCGTGCTCGAGCCTCCGCTAGATCCTTCCGGTCGGTACATGCCCGGGCCGTCCGGTCCGGACGGCCGACGCTGGAACATCAAGCGGGTCGCCGCGTTGCCCGGTGATCCGGTGCCGGCGGGGATTACGGCCGGTGCCGGCGTGGCTCTGGTGCCTTCCGGGGCGATGGTGGTCCTCGGCGATAACCCGGCGGACAGTGTCGACTCCCGGCAGCGGGGGTTCTTTCCCGCGGACCAGGTGCTCGGCGTCGCGCTGCGCCGGTTGGGCGGGTCGGCCCTGTAG
- a CDS encoding ISAs1 family transposase — translation MIFQVSKPKIAAGVALAPPSSPTSPCSVPCLDRLADLALWEAEPAADPVVVESALLGRLATAPDQRSACGLRHPLVVILALTACATLVVGSNSIAAIWQRAARTSQQVPQRLGAYRDPFTGLFTVPGERTFRRVLADVDADALDAAISGYVADAVRQAAPIPQIPDTPGPVEREQRRAARRQLTHPAPDGLLPGAALDGKVSRGARTEQGGRVFLVGAISHEHGVILGQCQVAGKRGEGPAARTPLPQLEVAGMVLTLDALHTTKATARLITEQLEAHYILILKGNQPLARTAAQALLSGPDAEWSDTTAIECDRGHDRTERRTIRTAEADDTLFPGARQAFRLRRDVGDLDGAWTSKEIVYGITGMPTTLAGPAQLNHYERAHWGVENRLHRVRDVTFREDLSQLRTGTAPRALASFRNLAISTARLADRANIAHARRDLLDHNDAFAVYNI, via the coding sequence GTGATCTTTCAGGTCTCCAAACCCAAGATCGCAGCAGGAGTCGCGCTCGCGCCCCCATCTTCCCCGACCAGCCCCTGTTCCGTCCCGTGTCTTGACCGGCTCGCCGACCTGGCGTTGTGGGAAGCGGAACCGGCCGCCGACCCGGTCGTGGTGGAATCGGCGTTGTTGGGCCGGTTGGCGACAGCGCCCGATCAGCGCTCGGCCTGCGGGCTGCGGCATCCGCTGGTGGTCATCTTGGCGTTGACCGCGTGCGCGACGCTCGTGGTCGGCAGCAACAGCATCGCGGCGATCTGGCAGCGGGCCGCCCGGACCTCCCAGCAGGTGCCGCAGCGGCTGGGCGCCTACCGTGACCCGTTCACCGGTCTGTTCACCGTGCCCGGCGAACGAACTTTCCGCCGGGTCCTGGCCGACGTGGACGCCGACGCGCTGGACGCGGCGATCAGCGGCTACGTGGCCGATGCCGTACGCCAGGCGGCACCCATCCCACAGATCCCCGATACACCCGGCCCCGTCGAGCGCGAGCAACGCCGCGCAGCCCGACGGCAGCTCACCCATCCCGCCCCGGACGGGCTGCTGCCCGGTGCCGCCCTGGACGGCAAGGTCAGCCGCGGCGCCCGGACCGAGCAGGGCGGGCGCGTCTTTCTGGTCGGGGCGATCAGCCACGAGCACGGGGTGATCCTTGGACAGTGCCAGGTCGCCGGCAAACGGGGCGAGGGCCCGGCCGCCCGCACGCCGCTGCCGCAGCTGGAGGTCGCCGGGATGGTGTTGACTCTGGACGCCCTGCACACCACCAAGGCCACCGCCCGCTTGATCACCGAGCAGTTGGAAGCCCACTACATCCTCATTTTGAAGGGAAACCAACCGCTGGCCCGCACCGCCGCGCAAGCCCTGCTGAGCGGCCCGGATGCCGAATGGAGCGACACCACCGCCATCGAGTGCGATCGTGGGCACGACCGCACCGAACGCCGGACCATCCGCACCGCCGAAGCAGACGACACCCTCTTCCCAGGTGCCCGGCAAGCCTTCCGGCTCCGCCGCGACGTCGGCGATCTGGACGGCGCATGGACCAGCAAAGAGATCGTGTACGGCATCACCGGCATGCCCACCACGCTGGCCGGGCCCGCCCAGCTCAACCATTACGAACGCGCGCACTGGGGAGTGGAAAATCGTCTCCACCGGGTCCGCGACGTGACATTCCGGGAGGACCTCTCCCAGCTCCGGACAGGCACCGCACCCAGAGCCCTGGCCAGCTTCCGCAATCTGGCGATCAGTACCGCCCGTCTGGCAGACCGAGCCAACATCGCCCATGCCCGCCGCGACCTCCTCGATCACAACGACGCCTTCGCCGTCTACAACATTTGA